Below is a genomic region from Dechloromonas denitrificans.
CCGGTGTCGGCAAGCCCGACTTTGCTGCGCGCCGCGCAGCGGCCGAGGCACGCTTGAGCCATCCGGTGCGAGGTCCGCAGCCGGTGGTCGGCGATCAGTTGGCCAGCCGTTTTCGGGCTCGGGCCGAAAGCCTGTCGAGTACTGTCGGGCAGGTTGCTGCTCTGGCTGATGTGCCGGCTGCCGTGGCTGCGTTCTTGCAAGCCGGGCAGCTTGGCTGCGCGGCCGTGGCGACCGATGATGTGGCTGCGCTCGCCTGGGCCGGGGCTGGGCTGGACGTTGTCGCCCGTGCTGCGGTCGACGCCGATCCGGTCGGGATTTCCGGCTGTTTTTGTGCGATAGCCGAAACCGGAACGCTGATGCTGCTGTCCAGTCCGCGAACGCCGGCCACGGTCAGTCTGCTGCCGGAAACACACATTGCCCTGGTCCCGGTCGGGCGCATCGTTGCAACGATGGAGGACGCCTTTGCGTTGCTGCGTCGGGAGTCCGCCGGTACGCCGCGTGCGATCAATTTCATCTCCGGGCCGTCACGGACCGGAGATATAGAACAAACCATCGTACTCGGCGCACACGGCCCATGCCGGGTACATCTGATTCTTGTAGAGGAAACACCATGAGCGCCACTTTTGCCGTCCGCGGCGAATATATCCAGCTTGATCAATTGCTCAAGGCGACCGGTATGTGCGAATCGGGCGGTGCCGCCCATGCGGCGATTGCCGAAGGACTGGTTGAAGTCGATGGCGCGGTCGACAGTCGTAAACGGGCTAAATTGCGTCCCGGTCAGACGGTCTGTTTTGCCGGTGAAAGCGTCGTCCTGGTCGCTGAGTAACTTTCTCTCCGCAAAGCGCGACAGGTCCGTACGGGCCTGCCGCTCAGAGGCTATCCTGTGACCAGCTGGCCGGTTGTTTCCAGTTGGTGATCCACTCGGCGAGCGCCTGCATCGGCATCGGACGGGCGATGCCGTAGCCTTGTGCCAGTTGGCAACCCAGCTTGAGCAATGCGTCGCCGTGCTCGATGGTTTCGACGCCTTCGGCAATCACGGTTCGATTGAAGGCTTCGGCGAGGCCGATTACCCCTTTGACGATTGCCAGGTTTTCCTGATCGTGCAGCATGTTGCGAACGAAGGACTGGTCGATTTTCAGCGTGTTGGCCGGCAGATGCTTGAGATAGAGCAGCGAAGAGTAGCCGGTGCCGAAATCGTCCAGGGCAAATGAGACGCCCATGCGCCGACACGCCGCGATGACTTCGGCCACGTGCTCGGTATCGTGCAAAGCAGCAGTTTCGAGAATTTCGAGTTCAATCAGGTGGGCCGGCAGGTCCGGGTAGGCCGATATTTGTCCGGCCAGGCGCTGGGCAAAGTCCGGCAACTGCAGGTGGCGCGGCGAGATGTTGATGCTGATGCTCAACTCGATGCCTTGCGCAAGCCAATCGTTCAGGTCGCGCAGCGCTTGGTCGATGACCCATTCGCCGAGGGCGATCGACAGGTCGGTGCCCTCGATACCGGGCAGGAAATTACCTGGCATGACCAGCCCTTTTTCCGGATGACGCCAACGGATCAGTGCTTCGGCACCCACGACAAGACCGTGCCGCATATCGACCTTGGGCTGGTAGTGCAGTTCGAATTCGCGCTGGAGCAGGGCTTGTCCCAGACGGTCGATGGCTGAGCGTTCGGCACGCGCGGCCAGGTCTTTTTGCGGGTCGAACATGAAATAGCGATTGCCGCCGCTTTGCTTGGCGATGTACATCGCCTGGTCGGCATGGCGCAGCAGCAAGTCGGGATCTGCGCCATCATCCGGGTAGATCGTGATCCCGATACTGGCCGAAATGCGCGCTATTTCGTCATTCAGGATGTAGGGCTGGCTGGTGCTGAAAATGATGCGACGCATCGCTTCGATGCATTCATCGATGCTGCCCAGTTCATTGAGCAAGATGACGAATTCGTCGCCGCCCAGTCGGGCCAGGGTGTCGGTCTGGCGCAACTCGGTTCGCATCCGGTTGGAAAACTCGATCAGCAACTGGTCGCCGGCGGCGTGCCCGAGTTTGTCGTTGACCTGTTTGAAACCATCGAGGTCGAGCAGGCCGACTGCCAGCAGATGCTTGTTGCGCTGCGCCTGGGCAATCGACATGTGCAGTCGGTCGCTGAGCAGGGTGCGGTTCGGCAGGCCGGTCAATGGATCGTAGTGCGCCAGGTGTTCGAGCCGTTGCTCGTGCTCCTTCTGGATCGTGATGTCGGCAAAGATGCCGACATAGTTGTTGAGCGAACCATCCGGGCCGAAGACGGAGGAAATGGTCAGTAATTCGGCATACAACTCGCCGCCCTTTTTCCTGTTCCAGACCTCGCCTTGCCAGTAGCCGTTGGTATTCAGTTCGCTCCACATCGTCCGGTAAAACTCGACATTCTGGTGCGGTGACTTGAGCATGTTCGGGGTGTGGCCAATGACATCGCTGCGGCTGTAGCCGGTGATGGCGCAGAAGGCTTCATTGACGTTGATGATCACATTGTTGGCATCGGTGATCATGATGCCTTCGTGGGTGTGTGAGAAAACGCTGGCAACGAGGCGTAGTTGTTCCGCCGCCTGATGGCGTTCGGAAACATCGAAGCAAGTGCCGAGATAGCCGATGAATTGCCCGTTAACGTCGTGGAAGGGGCGTCCGATGTCGGTGATCCAGCGGTATTCGCCATCGTGACGGCGCAGGCGGTATTCCATCGAAAAATTCTGGCGATGATGAAACGCGCCAAGGTAAATATCGATGCAGCGCTGGATATCGTCCGGATGAACCCCGTCGGCCCAGCCGTCACCCATTTCCTGCTCCATCGTCCGGCCGGTGAACTCCAGCCAGGTGCGGTTGAAATAGTCGCATTTGGCATCCAGCCCGGCTCGCCAGATGAGGGCGGGGAAGCTCTCCAGAACGGACAGGTAAAAGTCGCGCGATGCGGCCAGTTGCCGTTCACTGCGGGCCAGTTCGGCGGTCCGTTCGAGTACGCGGTTTTCCAGTCCGTCCCTGGCCTGGCGCAGGTCGGCATCAGCTTTTTCCCAGCGCCGTGTTGCAATGGTGGCTACGGTTAGTCCGATACCGCCGGTCAGCAGCAGGATCAGGGCGACCATCAGCACACTGTCGCGAACCGCATCGGCATGTTCGGCGATGACGCTGTCGAGGCGGCGTTGCAAGAGCAGGCTCCAGCCGCGGTCGAGGTGTTCGACGAAGCTCAGCCATTCGACGCCGTTTTCGTCGGTCCAGCGACTGAAATGATTCTCGCCCGGCCTTTCCTCGGCGAGCGACAGCATCGGGTGCCGGTAACGGACCAACTGGCTTTCAGGGCCGACCTGATTGGCATCCGTGTGAGCGATCAGTTTGCCCTGGCGGTCGATCAGCAGTCCGACATCGAAGGGGGCGATTTGCTCCGGGCTGACCAGCGCCGACAGTTTGTTGAGCAGGACGACGGCGCCAAGGTGGGCATAAATTTCCCCCTGGGCGTCGAGCAAGGGAATATCCACCACGACGGCCATCTTGCCGTCGGCGCCGATCAGGCTATCGGAAATGGCCGGTTGTTTCGTCTGCTGCGCTTCCTGAAAGTAGGCGCGGTCAGACAAATTGTATTTTTTGAGCGATTTCTGCACGCTGAATGGGTGCGACAGGTAGTGATCGCCGTTCGGCAGCAAAATGAAAACAGCCGAAATACCCCGGCTGTTCTTGAGCAGAATATCGAGCGTCTTGCGTTTGTCGGCTTCCAGGTAGGGCGGGATACCGTTGAGTGTGCGGTCGATGCGGTCGACTGATTCAAGATGGGCAAATTGCCGGAGCTGTGCCGTATAGCCGAGCACGGCACGGGCTTCATCGATCTTGTCCTGCATCGCCTCGGCAATGGCGTGAACCAGTGCCTTGTGCTCGATTGGCCAGCGTTCGACCGCCAGTTTCCTGTGCGAGTGCTCAAGAAAAATGGCAATCGTGACCAGCGCGATAAGCGCAGGCAATACGAACGAAAGCAGAATCTTCTGCTTTTGTGTCATCAATCCTCCGGGTGTGGTCGGTAATATTTTTTACCTTGTGGAGGAAATGATAAATCAATTCACCGCTTCTTGTTTTGATGTGCCCTAGGCTTTTGAAACACTGTGTCTTTGGCGTGCGTTTGAATTTGTATTGGTCTTGTAAATATTCATCAAGTAAGGCTTTTGCTTGCTTTTGAGTCGCATTGTTTCGATAGGGTGATTTCTGGTGAATAAAAAGGGCGGGAGATAAAACTCCCGCCCTTCAGACTGCTGACAAAGCCTCCAAGCGATTGGGGGCTTTATTTTTTATAATTGCTTAAGGCAGCATGAACGATGCTTTTTCCCTGACGCGAATGTCCTTGTCTTCCTGCGCCACGATCTCGAAGTGAATCTGGTTGGCGCCCTTCTTGCCAGCCTCCGGCGCGGTACGAACGACGGTCATGAAGGATTGCAATGTCGCGGCCGGTACTTCGACTTCATTGGCGCCATCGATTTCGATCTCAGGGAGACCGTCGACCGTAACTTTGTAGCGATGCGCCTGTTCTTCTGTATTCATGATCTGCAATGTGAATACATTCTCGATGCGGCCGTCGTCCGCTTCGCGGGCGAGACTTGAGCGGTCGCGGATAATGTCGACCTTGAGCGGGATGCGATGCACCAGGAACCAGGCGCTCAAGCCGGTGATCAGCGCCAGGATGGCGGTGTACAGCAGGATGCGCGGACGGATGATGTGGCTGAAAATATCCTTGCGCGTCATGTGCTTGGCCATGGCGTTTTCGGTCGAGTAGCGCACCAGACCTCGCGGCAGACCGACTTTGTCCATCACCTGATCGCAAACGTCGATACAGGCGGCGCAGCCGATGCACTCGTACTGCAGGCCGTTCCGGATGTCGATGCCGGTCGGGCAGACGACAACGCACTGGCCGCAATCGACGCAGTCACCCAGTCCGGCGGCTTTGGCGTCGACGCCTTTCTTGCGTGCGCCACGGGTTTCGCCGCGCTCCGGGTCGTAGGTGATGATCAGTGTGTCCGGGTCGAACATCACGCTCTGGAAGCGGGCGTAGGGACACATGTGCTTGCAGACCTGCTCGCGCATGAAACCAGCCATCAGGTAGGTGAAGCCGCCGTAGAAAAAGATCCAGAAAGTCTCCCATGGCCCGAGATTCCAGGTCATGAACGATTCGGTCAGTTCCTTGACCGGCGTGAAGTAGCCCACCAGGGTGAAGCCGGTGATCAATGAAAAGAGTAGCCACAACCCGTGCTTGGTGATGCGCAGACGTAGTTTGCGGGCATCCATCGGGGCTTTGTCGAGCTTCAGGCGGGCATTGCGGTCGCCTTCAACCCAGTTTTCGATCCACATGAAAATCTGGGTATAGACCGTCTGCGGACAGGCGTAGCCACAAAACAGGCGTCCGGCAATGGCGGTGACCAGGAACAGGGCATAAGCCGAGACAATGAGCAAGGCAGCCAGGTAAATCACATCCTGCGGCCAGAAAACCATGCCGAAGATGTAGAACTTGCGTTCAACCATGTGCAGCAGGAGGGCCTGGCGGCCATTCCATTCAAGCCACAGGCCGCCGTAGAAGAGAATCTGGGTGAACAGGACAAGGGCGATCCGCCAGTTGTCGAAATAGCCTCGGACTCCCTTGGCCTGGATTTTTTTGCGTTTTTCGTAGAACGAGACTTTTACAGGCGTCTCGGGGGTGGGGCTGACTGGGGGCTGGCTCATTGATCCTCTGTTCGTCAAAAGCAAAAAGTCGGAAACCGGGTGTCTGGCATGAATCAGTCGGGCTGCATAAGCAGGCCTGCGGGGCTTACTATAAATCGAATGCCGCCCGGCTGTTTCAGATTTTCCAGTACCGGCTTTTCCGGCCGGAGAGCGGCCTGCCAAGCCGGTATTTTCCCGGTTTCCTGAGCATCATGTATCAAGATGCGTGCCTGAATTAGTTCGGATGAATTAGTCTTTTCTGATCAATGCCTTGTCGTATTTTGTCGGTGGTGGGCTTGGTGTTCTTCGGGGCTTTCTGTCAATATTGGCAAAATTCCTTGGCTTTGATGACAAAAATGGCATGGCAGCACATTTTCTCAGCGAACTGATTTCATTCCTCGATGGCTTGCCTGAGCCGCGCATCGTGATGAACGCCGATTACCGGATCATTGCGGCAAATGCAGCGTATATCCGCGAGTTTGGTGCCGGGAAAAGCATCACCGGACGCTGCTGTTACGAGGTTTCCCATCACTTTGATGTGCCCTGCGATCAGGCCGGTGAGTCGTGTCCGCTGAAGCTGAGTCTGGAGGCCGGCGCACCGCAGCGTGTCCTGCATCTGCATCACACCCCGCGCGGCGAGGAGCATGTCGATGTCCAGACCACGCCGATTCGGGATGGTGCCGGGCAGATCGCCTATTTCGTCGAAACCATGCGTGTCGTTCGCCAGGCCAGCAGCCGGCCGGCAGCACAAGGTCTGGTCGGGCGTTCGCCGGCGTTCATCGGGATGCTTGAGAAAGTCCTGCGTGTTGCCAATTCGAATGCCGCCGTCCTCCTGCTTGGGGAAACCGGCACCGGCAAGGAACTGGTCGCCCACGCCATTCACGAGGCCAGTGCTCGCGAAGATGGGCCGTTTGTTGCGGTCGACTGTGCCGGCATGACGGAAACGCTTTTTGAAAGCGAGTTGTTTGGCTACGAAAAAGGCGCGTTTACTGGCGCGACCCATCGTAAGCAAGGGCTGGTTGAGGCCGCCAGCGGCGGCACGCTGTTTCTCGATGAAATCGGTGAGTTGCCGCTCGCCTTGCAGGTCAAGTTGTTGCGTCTGCTGGAGACCGGGACCTATCGTCGGGTCGGCGGGCTGGATTGGCTGCCGGTCGATTTCCGGTTGATTGCGGCGACGCACCGTGATTTGCGGGCGATGGTGCAGGCTGAAAGTTTTCGCCGCGATCTTTATTTCCGGATCAATACCTTCCCGATCCGGACACCGGCGCTGCACGAACGGGCCAGCGACATTCCGCTGCTTGCTGCATCGCTGCTTGAGCGGGTCGACCGCAAGACCGGCCGGCACTTCTCGCCAGCGGCATTGGATTGGTTGAGTACCCGACGCTACGCCGGGAATATTCGTGAGTTACGCAACCTGATCGAGCGCGCCACGTTGATGGCTGACGGTGACACGGTCGACCTGCCGCATTTGTCCGAAATGGATGATGATGTGCCGGCGGTTTTGCCAGCCAGTGGCGATGTCTTCCAGTTGGAACAGGTCGTTGCGCTGGCCGATCTTGAACGGCGCTACCTGGCGTGGGCCAAGGCCCGGCCTGGTTTTGAGCTGCCCACGCTGGCCGAACAGCTGGGGGTTAGCCAGCGGACGCTTTACCGGAAGCTGCAGGGAGCGGCGGGGCAGGCAAGTCAAAGAGGCGCGTCATGAATCTTGGCGATCTTGAGGTTTTTGTTCGCGCGGCAGATAGCGGCAGTCTTTCGGCCGCAGCGCGCTTCCTCGATCTTTCTCCCGCCGTGGCCAGCGCTGCGTTGAAGCGTCTGGAAGCGTCGGTCGGCGTCGTGCTGTTGTTGCGCTCGACACGCAGCCTGCGTCTGAGCAACGAGGGTGAACGCTTTCTGCCCGCCGCTCGTTTGGCACTGAATGAACTGCGCAACGCCCGGGATCAGTTGTCCGGTGCCCGGCAAGTGATTCGCGACAGCCTGCAAATTTCGCTGCCTTCCGATCTGGGGCGCAATCTGATGCTGGCCTGGCTGGACGAGTTCGTGTTGCACTATCCCGAAGTCAGTTTGCGGCTCAATTTTTCCGACCGGTTGGCGGATATCTATCGCCAGCCGGTTGATTTGGCGATTCGCTATGGTATCCCGGTCGACTCTGCGCTGGTAGCCGTTCCCTTGCTGCACGACAATCGGCGTGTCCTTTGCGCAGCCCCGGCCTATGTCGCCGCGCATGGCGACTTGTCGTCCCCGCTCGACTTGCCTGCGCACAACTGCCTGCGCTTCCGGCTGGCCGATGAGCTGCACGAACATTGGTCATTCAGTCGTGGGGATGAAAAAATCAATGTGGCGGTCAGCGGCAACCGGCTGGCCGACGATGGCGACGTCGTTCGTCGCTGGGCTTTATCCGGTCAAGGAATTGCCTACAAGTCGCGCCTTGACGTGGCGCCGGACCTCGCCGCCGGCCGCCTGGTCGAGCTTTGCCCGGCATGGCAGGGCGAATTGGCGCCACTGTCGCTGGTCTGCGCCGACCGCCGCCAGCTTTCGCCAACCGTGGTTTTGCTGCGCGAGCATTTGCGACATTGCTGCCAGTCGGTTTGAGGCAGTGCTGCGGCCCGCTCAGTTCGCTGGCTCGCCTGGCGAGCCTTCATTCATGCCGGTCTGCGCAAACCATTGTTCGAGAAATTCAACGCAGACCTTGACCTTGGCCGAGACCGAGAGTCGCGATGGATAGACCGCCCAGACGTCGGCCTGCTGGAAATAGCGGGGCAAGACCGGCAGCAGTAGGCCGGCTTCGATTTCACGGCGGATATCCCAAGTCGACCGCAGGATGATGCCGTGCCCATCGATTGCCCACTGGCGGACAATTTCGCCATTGTTGGCAGACAGCGGGCCGCTCACCTTGATGGCAACCGGACCGTCCGGCCCCTCCAGTTCCCAGCGCCCGAAATCCTGGTCGCGTTCGCGGATCGGAATGCAGCGGTGGGTTTTCAGGTCATCCAGCGATTGCGGCGTGCCGAAGTGTCCGAGATAGGCCGGTGAGGCGCACAGTACCCGCTGGTTTCGGGCAATCCGGCGTTTGATGACATTGCCTTCGCGGACCTGGCCGATCCGGATGTCGAGCTGAAAACCTTCATCGACCAGGTCGACCGGGCGATCAAAGAGCTCAAGCTGGATTTCTAATTGCGGGAATTGCCTGGCCAGTTGCGAAAGTGCCGGCGCCAGGCGACTACGTCCGAAACCGGTGCTGCTGCAAATTCGCAGCAGCCCGCTCGGTGCGGCCTTCTCGCGCGAAATGGCCTCGCCCATCAGGTCGACATCTTCCTGGATGCGCTGGGCCCATTGATGAACGATTTCACCCTGCGCGGTCAGTGAAACATTGCGCGTCGTGCGGTGGAACAGCCGCTCCTGGACCGCAGCTTCAAGCAGGGCGATGCGCTTGCTGATGACGGCCTTGGAAACGCCCAGTTCGCGGGCTGTTTCGGCGAAGCTGCGGTTACGAGCAACCACACAGAGCAGGCGGAGATCGTCGAGTTGAGGTTTTGTGTTCACGAATCGTATCCACAGAATTCACATTGGTGCTAATTGTAAATATTTTCGTGGCCTATAAGCTGGCTGGCACACAGTTTTGCTTAGGGCGAAGGAAATCGACATGCAGCACAAAATCGCGGTGATCGCCGGTGACGGTATCGGTCAGGAAGTCATGCCCGAAGGGCTGCGCGTCCTCCAGGGGGCGGCCCGAAAGTTCGCAATCGATCTGGAGTTCACGACGTTCGAATGGGCCAACTGCGACTATTACCTGCAGCACGGCAAGATGATGCCGGACGACTGGTTCGAGCAGTTGAAAGGCTTCGATGCCATTTATTTCGGCGCAGTCGGCTGGCCGGCTACCGTGCCTGATCATATTTCACTGTGGGGCTCGCTGATCAAGTTCCGGCGCGACTTCGACCAGTACGTCAATCTGCGTCCGGTGCGCCTGATGCCGGGAGTGCCTTGTCCGTTGGCCAACAAGAAGGTGGGTGACATCGATTTCTTCGTCGTTCGGGAGAATACCGAAGGCGAGTATTCCTCGGTCGGCGGCCGTCTGTTTGAAGGGACGGAGCGCGAGACTGTTTTGCAGGAGTCGATTTTCACCCGTAAGGGTGTCGACCGCATCCTTCGCTTCGCCTTTGATCTGGCGCAGTCGCGCCCCAAGAAACACCTGACCTCGGCGACCAAGTCGAACGGCATCGCCATCAGCATGCCCTACTGGGATGAGCGGGTCGAAACGATGGCCAAGGACTATGCCGATGTGCGTTGGGATAAATATCACATCGATATCCTGACGGCCCGCTTCGTGCTGAGTCCCGAGCGCTTCGATGTCGTTGTCGCCTCGAACCTGTTCGGCGACATCCTGTCCGATCTGGGGCCGGCTTGTACCGGGACCATCGGTATTGCACCGTCGGCCAACCTTAATCCGGAGCGGACTTTTCCGTCGCTGTTCGAACCGGTGCACGGTTCGGCGCCGGATATCTCCGGGCAGGGAATTGCCAATCCGATCGCCATGATCTGGTCCGGTGCGCTGATGCTCGATTTTCTCGGTAACGGCGATGTTCGCTACAAGGCCGCTCACGATGCGATGGTCAAGGCGATCGAAACTGTCCTGGTCGACGGCCCACGAACCCCGGATATGGGTGGCACGGCGAGTACCGCCGAAGCGGGGCAGGCAATTGCCCGGGCGCTGGAATCTCTTGTCCCCTGATCAACCTGTTTCTTCCGGAAAGTCCGACCATGCACCTGCTGGCGATTCCTGACCTTCTTGCCATGCTTGCCCTGGGGGCCGCGCTGGGGTTTTTTGGCGGCCTGTTCGGCATTGGTGGCGGGATCATTGCCATCCCGTTTCTCGGCTTGGCGCTGGGAATGACGCAGGCACTGGCCCAAGGAACATCGCTGGCGATGATGGTGCCCATCCTGCTCGTTGGCTGGTGGCGCTATACGCGCCGCCACCCGATTCCCTGGCGAATCGCCATCCAAATCGGCATCCTGGCCTCGCTGGCGACCTGGCTGGTTGCTTATGTAGCCACCAGCCTCAATTCCGAAGTTTTGCGCAGTGTGTTTGCCGTTTTTCTGATCGTTCTGGCGCTGCGCATGCTGGCCAAACGAAAAGCCCCGGTTGGAGAGCAAGGCCGGGCTCGTCTTGATTCTCGCTGGATGCCGCTGGTCGGTTTGCTCGGCGGCGCCTGCATGGGCTTGCTCGGGGTTGGCGGCGGCTTGGTCGCGACGCCTTTTTTCACCGGCGTTTTCGGACAACGACAAACCGTGGCACAAAGCCTTTCGCTGGCGCTGGTGACGCCGTGTTCGATGGTCGCCCTGATGACTTACAGCAGCGCGCAGCAGGTTGATTGGTCGGTGGGCCTACCGCTGGCCGTCGGTGGCTTATTGACCGTTTCAACCGGTGTCGCGATGGCGCATCGCCTGCCGGAGCGCACCATGAAGCTGGCCTTTGCGTGGATGATTCTCGTCACGGCACTTTGGCTTTTGCTCAAACCCGTACTTCTCGGCTAATTTTTGCAAACAATGCGGGGTGGTCGGGCGTTGAGCTGAAGGGGCTGAAAGCACAAAGGCCAGTAAAAACTGGCCTTTGCTGGGTAATTCGTTGGTGGACCGAATGAGGATCGAACTCACGACCTCCGCATTGCGAACGCGGCGCTCTCCCTGCTGAGCTATCGGCCCGGCGTCAGGAAATTCTATCTCAGACTGCGTGGCCGATCAAAGTGGCGTTCAGTCTTTTCCTGCCCCGGCAACGGCCCGGCGCAGGCGGTCGCTGACTGCAGCCCAATCCGGGCTTGCCGGCAGGGCTTCGACGGCGATCAGGCTGACGTTGGCGTGGTCCATGTCGCGCAGGGCGGCGTAGAGGTCGTGGGCGTAGCCGACCGGGTCGGCGGGCAGCATGCGCCACGGGTGCGGCATGCCGGCCTGCGGCGGCTGGCTGTGGCTGATCACGCCACAGGTGTCGCCTTTGTGGCGCTGGGCGTTGAGGAAGTCGAGCAGGCGCTCGCCGGCGACCAGTCGCATCGGCGTTTGCGGTGCGTAGTGGGCGGCCAGGGAGCCGGAGACGCGTGGCGCTCCGCTTGCTGTTTCGATGTTCGGGCAGCGCCCGAGTACGGCTTGCAAGTGTTCCGGAGAAATGTGGCCGGGACGCAGGACAACGGGCTCACCGCGCGAGCAGTCGACAATGGTTGATTCGATGCCAACTTTGCAAGGTCCACCGTCCAGAAT
It encodes:
- a CDS encoding sigma-54 interaction domain-containing protein — its product is MAAHFLSELISFLDGLPEPRIVMNADYRIIAANAAYIREFGAGKSITGRCCYEVSHHFDVPCDQAGESCPLKLSLEAGAPQRVLHLHHTPRGEEHVDVQTTPIRDGAGQIAYFVETMRVVRQASSRPAAQGLVGRSPAFIGMLEKVLRVANSNAAVLLLGETGTGKELVAHAIHEASAREDGPFVAVDCAGMTETLFESELFGYEKGAFTGATHRKQGLVEAASGGTLFLDEIGELPLALQVKLLRLLETGTYRRVGGLDWLPVDFRLIAATHRDLRAMVQAESFRRDLYFRINTFPIRTPALHERASDIPLLAASLLERVDRKTGRHFSPAALDWLSTRRYAGNIRELRNLIERATLMADGDTVDLPHLSEMDDDVPAVLPASGDVFQLEQVVALADLERRYLAWAKARPGFELPTLAEQLGVSQRTLYRKLQGAAGQASQRGAS
- a CDS encoding LysR family transcriptional regulator produces the protein MNLGDLEVFVRAADSGSLSAAARFLDLSPAVASAALKRLEASVGVVLLLRSTRSLRLSNEGERFLPAARLALNELRNARDQLSGARQVIRDSLQISLPSDLGRNLMLAWLDEFVLHYPEVSLRLNFSDRLADIYRQPVDLAIRYGIPVDSALVAVPLLHDNRRVLCAAPAYVAAHGDLSSPLDLPAHNCLRFRLADELHEHWSFSRGDEKINVAVSGNRLADDGDVVRRWALSGQGIAYKSRLDVAPDLAAGRLVELCPAWQGELAPLSLVCADRRQLSPTVVLLREHLRHCCQSV
- a CDS encoding LysR family transcriptional regulator, whose translation is MNTKPQLDDLRLLCVVARNRSFAETARELGVSKAVISKRIALLEAAVQERLFHRTTRNVSLTAQGEIVHQWAQRIQEDVDLMGEAISREKAAPSGLLRICSSTGFGRSRLAPALSQLARQFPQLEIQLELFDRPVDLVDEGFQLDIRIGQVREGNVIKRRIARNQRVLCASPAYLGHFGTPQSLDDLKTHRCIPIRERDQDFGRWELEGPDGPVAIKVSGPLSANNGEIVRQWAIDGHGIILRSTWDIRREIEAGLLLPVLPRYFQQADVWAVYPSRLSVSAKVKVCVEFLEQWFAQTGMNEGSPGEPAN
- a CDS encoding sulfite exporter TauE/SafE family protein, with protein sequence MHLLAIPDLLAMLALGAALGFFGGLFGIGGGIIAIPFLGLALGMTQALAQGTSLAMMVPILLVGWWRYTRRHPIPWRIAIQIGILASLATWLVAYVATSLNSEVLRSVFAVFLIVLALRMLAKRKAPVGEQGRARLDSRWMPLVGLLGGACMGLLGVGGGLVATPFFTGVFGQRQTVAQSLSLALVTPCSMVALMTYSSAQQVDWSVGLPLAVGGLLTVSTGVAMAHRLPERTMKLAFAWMILVTALWLLLKPVLLG
- a CDS encoding EAL domain-containing protein, which produces MTQKQKILLSFVLPALIALVTIAIFLEHSHRKLAVERWPIEHKALVHAIAEAMQDKIDEARAVLGYTAQLRQFAHLESVDRIDRTLNGIPPYLEADKRKTLDILLKNSRGISAVFILLPNGDHYLSHPFSVQKSLKKYNLSDRAYFQEAQQTKQPAISDSLIGADGKMAVVVDIPLLDAQGEIYAHLGAVVLLNKLSALVSPEQIAPFDVGLLIDRQGKLIAHTDANQVGPESQLVRYRHPMLSLAEERPGENHFSRWTDENGVEWLSFVEHLDRGWSLLLQRRLDSVIAEHADAVRDSVLMVALILLLTGGIGLTVATIATRRWEKADADLRQARDGLENRVLERTAELARSERQLAASRDFYLSVLESFPALIWRAGLDAKCDYFNRTWLEFTGRTMEQEMGDGWADGVHPDDIQRCIDIYLGAFHHRQNFSMEYRLRRHDGEYRWITDIGRPFHDVNGQFIGYLGTCFDVSERHQAAEQLRLVASVFSHTHEGIMITDANNVIINVNEAFCAITGYSRSDVIGHTPNMLKSPHQNVEFYRTMWSELNTNGYWQGEVWNRKKGGELYAELLTISSVFGPDGSLNNYVGIFADITIQKEHEQRLEHLAHYDPLTGLPNRTLLSDRLHMSIAQAQRNKHLLAVGLLDLDGFKQVNDKLGHAAGDQLLIEFSNRMRTELRQTDTLARLGGDEFVILLNELGSIDECIEAMRRIIFSTSQPYILNDEIARISASIGITIYPDDGADPDLLLRHADQAMYIAKQSGGNRYFMFDPQKDLAARAERSAIDRLGQALLQREFELHYQPKVDMRHGLVVGAEALIRWRHPEKGLVMPGNFLPGIEGTDLSIALGEWVIDQALRDLNDWLAQGIELSISINISPRHLQLPDFAQRLAGQISAYPDLPAHLIELEILETAALHDTEHVAEVIAACRRMGVSFALDDFGTGYSSLLYLKHLPANTLKIDQSFVRNMLHDQENLAIVKGVIGLAEAFNRTVIAEGVETIEHGDALLKLGCQLAQGYGIARPMPMQALAEWITNWKQPASWSQDSL
- a CDS encoding RNA-binding S4 domain-containing protein; its protein translation is MSATFAVRGEYIQLDQLLKATGMCESGGAAHAAIAEGLVEVDGAVDSRKRAKLRPGQTVCFAGESVVLVAE
- the ccoG gene encoding cytochrome c oxidase accessory protein CcoG; amino-acid sequence: MSQPPVSPTPETPVKVSFYEKRKKIQAKGVRGYFDNWRIALVLFTQILFYGGLWLEWNGRQALLLHMVERKFYIFGMVFWPQDVIYLAALLIVSAYALFLVTAIAGRLFCGYACPQTVYTQIFMWIENWVEGDRNARLKLDKAPMDARKLRLRITKHGLWLLFSLITGFTLVGYFTPVKELTESFMTWNLGPWETFWIFFYGGFTYLMAGFMREQVCKHMCPYARFQSVMFDPDTLIITYDPERGETRGARKKGVDAKAAGLGDCVDCGQCVVVCPTGIDIRNGLQYECIGCAACIDVCDQVMDKVGLPRGLVRYSTENAMAKHMTRKDIFSHIIRPRILLYTAILALITGLSAWFLVHRIPLKVDIIRDRSSLAREADDGRIENVFTLQIMNTEEQAHRYKVTVDGLPEIEIDGANEVEVPAATLQSFMTVVRTAPEAGKKGANQIHFEIVAQEDKDIRVREKASFMLP
- a CDS encoding tartrate dehydrogenase, which translates into the protein MQHKIAVIAGDGIGQEVMPEGLRVLQGAARKFAIDLEFTTFEWANCDYYLQHGKMMPDDWFEQLKGFDAIYFGAVGWPATVPDHISLWGSLIKFRRDFDQYVNLRPVRLMPGVPCPLANKKVGDIDFFVVRENTEGEYSSVGGRLFEGTERETVLQESIFTRKGVDRILRFAFDLAQSRPKKHLTSATKSNGIAISMPYWDERVETMAKDYADVRWDKYHIDILTARFVLSPERFDVVVASNLFGDILSDLGPACTGTIGIAPSANLNPERTFPSLFEPVHGSAPDISGQGIANPIAMIWSGALMLDFLGNGDVRYKAAHDAMVKAIETVLVDGPRTPDMGGTASTAEAGQAIARALESLVP
- a CDS encoding LutC/YkgG family protein, producing the protein MSARDEILQRVRAGVGKPDFAARRAAAEARLSHPVRGPQPVVGDQLASRFRARAESLSSTVGQVAALADVPAAVAAFLQAGQLGCAAVATDDVAALAWAGAGLDVVARAAVDADPVGISGCFCAIAETGTLMLLSSPRTPATVSLLPETHIALVPVGRIVATMEDAFALLRRESAGTPRAINFISGPSRTGDIEQTIVLGAHGPCRVHLILVEETP